A genomic region of Caenorhabditis elegans chromosome V contains the following coding sequences:
- the F14F8.8 gene encoding uncharacterized protein (Confirmed by transcript evidence), protein MYAVLLVLALLATAQSGPAQTMPSSTTMTPVAGNSGNSGMQGANTMPMNATGMSNSNSMGPARTSSSTVMPGN, encoded by the exons ATGTACGCAGTCCTTCTTGTTCTGGCTCTCTTGGCAACTGCTCAATCG GGCCCAGCTCAAACTATGCCGAGCTCCACTACTATGACCCCTGTCGCTGGAAACTCTGGAAATTCAGGAATGCAGGGAGCAAACACTATG ccaatGAATGCTACCGGAATGTCAAACTCAAACTCAATGGGACCAGCGAGAACATCCAGCTCGACAGTAATGCCGGGAAATTGA
- the srw-77 gene encoding G_PROTEIN_RECEP_F1_2 domain-containing protein (Predicted), whose protein sequence is MNKKTFAIIQQITSYITNVQFVIAIVGFILTIPHLLILTRKSMRSSSTNSIMTGIAILDLVVLLEVVLEHVYYFWIYDNPCINHSNYNFELFLWIGDFLKDTGERASFWMGVFLVLIRLLITKFKTAQRLSGYFFGYAVFTLTFIINVLISYYFYSKFYLQAWMVPWQPGKRCSEFPKGYSENLYVRTIQDQASYMAVFGNYSIIGGMSKILISVLYPVLAVFLIFDIRKSAKHASTANSKKAAKERYHTGRMILLMAVLYTITSAPGGISKFITLYCKVPDGSILMLLIGYGSIFLSALFCLNSASHCLINFSMSTNYRKAAKMVFFANRKQSSTSVLSVNLHLEFKL, encoded by the exons atgaacaagAAAACTTTTGCTATAATTCAGCAAATAACGAGCTATATTACCAATGTTCAATTTGTGATTGCCATCGTCGGATTTATCCTAACAATTCCTCATTTACTAATACTCACGAGAAAGTCTATGAGAAGTTCTAGCACTAATTCAATTATGACTGGAATTGCAATTTTGGATTTAGTTGTGCTATTGGAAGTTGTCCTGGAACATGTCTATTATTTCTGGATCTATGATAATCCATGTATAAATCATAGCAATTACAACTTCGAACTGTTTCTCTGGATCGGagattttctgaaagacaCTGGAGAACGGGCTTCATTCTGGATGGGTGTTTTTCTAGTTCTTATCAGATTGCTcatcacaaaatttaaaactgctCAACGCTTATCAGGCTATTTTTTCGGCTATGCTGTGTTCACTCTCACGTTTATCATAAATGTTTTGATATCGTATTATTTCTATTCAAAGTTTTATCTTCAAGCATGGATGGTCCCATGGCAACCTGGAAAACG ATGCAGTGAATTTCCCAAAGGATACAGTGAGAACCTATATGTTCGAACCATTCAAGATCAGGCTAGTTATATGGCGGTCTTTGGCAATTATAGTATCATAGGCGGAATGTCCAAG attCTTATCAGCGTCCTATACCCAGTTTTAGcagtatttttgatttttgatatcaGGAAGTCTGCGAAACATGCGTCGACAGCTAATAGCAAAAAGGCGGCTAAGGAAAG ataccACACTGGACGTATGATTCTTCTGATGGCAGTATTATACACAATTACCAGTGCTCCTGGAGGAATATCCAAATTTATTACGCTCTACTGCAAAGTTCCTGATGGTTCAATTTTGATGCTGCTTATTGGATACGGTTCCATATTTCTATCTGCTTTATTCTGCTtaaactctgcgtctcactGTCTCATCAACTTCTCAATGTCCACAAATTACCGAAAGGCGGCGAAAATggtattttttgcaaatcggAAACAAAGTAGCACATCTGTTTTATCGGTAAATTTGCATCTGGAgttcaaactttaa
- the mltn-11 gene encoding MLt-TeN (mlt-10) related (Product from WormBase gene class mltn;~Confirmed by transcript evidence), giving the protein MSPLGVLAKHLSHTLRLIKNKRTTSKWEDTISRISEKASQIKQQKDMERRIRKQRGYELPEEKPVPLDKDVRELIDLEKYIGDEDLKSMVRHKSGNLTEQDRAMLIPMRLIRGAAKLGLSMTGYNTTDFDRKVVRIFSPKLMSVVPESEEARKNEIDILSPSLFSLHDDGTADEKEVSLQNLLGSLSTNKDTSQLLDFIIEATGVDEAMERVETKIDESFGSERGPEGQPLYFTKENVTANYPHEAQKLEIFEALDRTYSTSQLNEMNRTGYAIMRHDQMDLIYGDQSIAKNPKFLKQAKALSRAEIDRSIMSTIKDLAKEKVKFQARRNDIVLSPVTFSNFVFDPVSVSQPTILSPILMTSLIGSPAIYGVMILSPWLMVPVILSPRLFSPVVLNPFVMVPIILSPLAFNPFILCPGVLNPFVLSPLVFSPFILSPQVMTPLILSPFCMGPLILNPLALNPLILSPFVLSPIILSPQFVSAVILSPYALSPSWKSNGAVVTVFASPSWLS; this is encoded by the exons atgtcCCCTTTAGGCGTTCTTGCCAAGCATCTTTCTCACACACTGAGgttgatcaaaaataagaGGACAACTTCGAA GTGGGAGGATACTATTTCTCGAATATCTGAGAAAGCTTCACAAATCAAGCAGCAAAAAGATATGGAACGGCGAATTCGGAAGCAGAGAGGATACGAGCTCCCGGAAGAGAAACCTGTGCCCTTGGATAAAGACGTCAGGGAGCTGATCGATTTGGAGAAGTACATTGGAGATGAGGATCTGAAGTCAATGGTCCGGCACAAGTCAGGGAACTTGACGGAGCAAGACAGGGCCATGTTGATTCCAATGAGACTGATTAGAGGAG CTGCAAAGCTAGGACTATCCATGACCGGGTACAACACAACTGATTTCGATAGGAAGGTGGTGCgaatttttagcccaaaatTGATGAGTGTGGTTCCGGAAAGTGAAGAGGCAAGGAAGAATGAG ATAGACATCCTCTCCCCGTCTCTATTCTCACTACATGATGACGGCACTGCTGATGAGAAGGAAGTATCTTTACAAAATCTACTCGGCTCCCTCTCGACAAACAAAGACACCTCTCAACTCCTCGACTTTATCATTGAAGCCACCGGAGTCGATGAAGCAATGGAAAGAGTCGAGACAAAAATCGACGAATCTTTCGGATCAGAACGTGGTCCGGAAGGTCAGCCGCTATATTTCACTAAGGAAAATGTTACTGCAAACTATCCACatgaagctcaaaaattggaaatttttgaggcTCTAGATAGAACCTATTCAACGTCACAGCTCAATGAGATGAACAGAACGGGATATGCAATTATGAGGCATGATCAAATGGATTTGATATACGGAGACCAGTCAATtgcgaaaaatccgaaatttctgaaacaagcCAAAGCATTGAGCAGGGCAGAGATTGATCGTAGTATAATGAGTACTATAAAAGACTTGGCGAAGGAGAAAGTAAAGTTTCAAGCGAGAAGGAATGATATTGTTCTGTCGCCAGTTACATTTTCCAACTTTGTATTTGATCCAGTG TCCGTGTCCCAACCAACAATCCTATCGCCAATCCTCATGACGTCTTTAATAGGATCGCCTGCAATTTACGGAGTCATGATATTATCCCCATGGCTGATGGTTCCAGTCATCCTCTCACCTCGTCTATTCTCTCCGGTAGTTCTCAACCCATTCGTTATGGTCCCAATCATCCTCTCCCCATTAGCATTCAACCCATTCATTTTGTGTCCGGGAGTTCTCAACCCATTCGTGCTATCTCCCTTGGTCTTTTCCCCATTCATTCTCTCCCCACAAGTTATGACCCCATTGATCTTGAGCCCATTTTGCATGGGTCCTCTTATCCTGAACCCTCTTGCCCTGAACCCGTTGATATTATCCCCATTCGTGTTATCACCAATTATACTGTCTCCGCAGTTTGTGTCAGCTGTAATTCTTTCTCCATACGCGTTGTCTCCGTCGTGGAAATCGAATGGAGCTGTTGTGACTGTTTTTGCTTCGCCGAGTTGGTTGAGTTAA
- the W06G6.9 gene encoding CYSTM domain-containing protein (Confirmed by transcript evidence), producing MSKDPSGTSITSQPTFQADSDNITEISKNPEKEGTCFTKIWACCTTSVDTISEREQPTGSGQQNPANGGCCCDNDCCRCFNEVCRCVGSILFCFSLCAPP from the exons ATGTCTAAAGATCCTAGTGGAACCTCGATTACAAGTCAACCAACGTTTCAAGCCGACTCGGATAATATTACAGAGATATC aaaaaatccTGAGAAAGAAGGAACATGTTTTACCAAAATATGGGCTTGCTGTACAACTTCCGTGGACACTAT aagcgAGAGGGAGCAGCCCACTGGCAGTGGGCAGCAAAACCCGGCGAATGGGGGATGTTGTTGTGATAATGATTGCTGTAGATGCTTTAATGAAGTTTGCCGTTGTGTAGGAAGTATACTTTTTTGCTTCAGCCTTTGTGCTCcaccgtaa
- the W06G6.11 gene encoding Cysteine-rich transmembrane CYSTM domain-containing protein (Predicted), translated as MSNDPSGTSCNYPANLITNQPPFLPDSDRITGKTEKKPEKKSEENTCFTKEDCGDIWDCCNILCCFCSIFRSY; from the exons ATGTCCAATGACCCAAGTGGAACTTCTTGCAACTATCCGGCAAATTTAATCACTAATCAGCCGCCGTTCCTACCTGACTCTGATAGAATCACAGGAAAAAC cgaaaagaAGCCAGAAAAGAAATCAGAAGAAAACACGTGTTTCACGAAAGAAGACTGTGGTGATATTTGGGATTGTTGCAATATACTCTGCTGTTTTTGTAGCATATTCAGAAGTTATTGA
- the W06G6.15 gene encoding Serpentine Receptor, class I (Predicted) has product MSTTEVDMSPGNCTIDYSIPYHWVMEYSPFISVWFYIYIVFFVIEQNGSLKLSHQHAAILNHHFWNGVHQVYVCIFYRPVAHLPMFGFQIGGVVRSWGLNAIELWIVWVWVVFVLLLSMVHLFYARLYTISHMMVINRYRPLIHGSTVVFVLSIFVSLGCGSSILLVFLSTPYVVQIKTNAFLKYNSRVIFCPDFAIVDLTMWQTILPNALAAFGLATLFFIMVFMGVASLIVLSTKNPSSSIKTRKTQKTLMQSFVIQVSR; this is encoded by the exons ATGTCGACAACCGAGGTAGACATGTCCCCTGGCAATTGTACCATCGACTACAGTATCCCTTATCATTGGGTAATGGAGTACTCACCATTTATATCTGTTTGGTTCTACATCTATATTGTATTCTTTGTGATCGAACAAAATGGGTCACTGAAGCTTTCCCATCAACACGCCGCAATATTGAATCATCACTTTTGGAATGGGGTTCATCAAGTCTATGTTTGTATATTTTACCGCCCAGTTGCCCATCTCCCAATGTTTGGGTTTCAAATTGGTGGAGTCGTGAGGAGTTGGGGGCTCAATGCCATCGAATTGTGGATTGTTTGGGTTTGGGTGGTTTTTG TACTGCTCCTCTCTATGGTGCACCTCTTCTACGCTCGACTCTATACCATATCCCATATGATGGTAATCAACAGGTATCGCCCTCTGATCCAtggtagtactgtagtttttgtactttcaaTATTTGTGTCATTGGGTTGTGGGTCGAGTATATTGCTGGTATTCTTGTCGACCCCATATGTGGTGCAAATTAAGACGAACGCgtttttg aaatacaaTAGCCGCGTCATATTTTGTCCAGATTTTGCAATTGTGGACCTGACAATGTGGCAAACTATTTTGCCGAATGCCCTAGCCGCATTTGGACTTGCCACGTTGTTCTTCATTATGGTATTCATGGGCGTTGCCAGCCTAATAGTGCTGAGCACGAAAAACCCATCATCTTCAATTAAAACTCGGAAGACACAGAAGACCCTGATGCAAAGTTTTGTAATACAGGTGAGCCGATAA
- the str-61 gene encoding Seven TM Receptor (Predicted) translates to MFSLNYSSFFTIFGFCLVFLVNTFFIVITVFRIKKLQGTYKQIVITFACLGISFAGLEIIARPFAHNYKNQFLYFSLNEWMESKIVLRFLLASWAGFYVVIVWFVAIQFVYRYLCIFDGVTLKKFDGKYKIVLISFPFLPGCLYVFLLHFLCAYDKYADDYMKDIVLQSYQLPITQVQRFNILPYQEDGSLRWENLGLLLYGLVITLSGYLVILYCGIKMRLNRKKELSKRSAAHQELEAQFFKALIAQSLGPTIFLVLPVAPILASPLIPPFFGFNVNWQTGWFFCILGFYSPFDSIAFMFILKEYRTLIKKQYSKMVKCGNHPGNIINVHPWNNTNTAT, encoded by the exons ATGTTTTCCTTAAACTATTCAAGCTTTTTCACAATCTTTGGATTTTGCCTTGTTTTCTTGGttaacacatttttcatcGTCATAACAGTATTTCgtatcaaaaaacttcaaggAACATATAAGCAAATAGTTATAACATTTGCATGCTTGGGAATTTCTTTCGCTGGATTAGAAATAATCGCCAGACCGTTCGCTCATAATTATAAGAATCAGTTTTTATACTTCAGCCTGAATGAATGGATGGAATCCAAAATAGTTCTCCGCTTTCTATTAGCCTCGTGGGCTGGATTCTACGTAGTGATAGTTTGGTTTGTGGCCATTCAATTTGTGTATCGGtatttgtgcatttttgatGGAGTAacactgaaaaagtttgatgggaaatataaaattgtgtTGATTAGTTTCCCGTTCCTCCCAGGATGCTTATATGTCTTCttgcttcattttttgtgtgctTATGATAAGTATGCTGATGATTATATGAA GGATATAGTACTCCAATCTTATCAATTACCAATCACACAAGTTCAAAGATTCAATATTCTGCCATATCAAGAAGATGGCTCACTACGTTGGGAAAATCTCGGTTTGCTTCTATACGGACTAGTCATCACCCTTTCCGGTTATTTAGTTATCCTGTATTGTGGCATCAAGATGCGGTTGAATAGGAAAAAAGAGCTCTCTAAACGCTCAGCAGCTCATCAAGAGCTGGAAGCTCAGTTCTTCAAAGCTCTCATTGCACAGAGCCTCGGCCCAactatatttttagttttaccaGTTGCGCCAATATTGGCAAGTCCCCTGATTCCaccattttttggatttaatgTCAATTGGCAAACTGGATGGTTTTTCTGTATTCTTGGATTTTATTCACCATTTGATAGTATTGCGtttatgtttattttgaagGAATATAGAACTTTAATCAAAA aacaatatTCCAAAATGGTCAAGTGCGGAAATCATCCTGGAAATATTATAAATGTTCACCCATGGAATAATACAAATACAGCTAcataa
- the Y70C5B.2 gene encoding Serpentine Receptor, class H (Predicted), producing MSTTEVDMSPGNCTIDYSIPYHWVMEYSPFISVWFYIYIVFFVIEQNGSLKLSHQHAAILNHHFWNGVHQVYVCIFYRPVAHLPMFGFQIGGVVRSWGLNAIELWIVWVWVVFVLLLSMVHLFYARLYTISHMMVINRYRPLIHGSTVVFVLSIFVSLGCGSSILLVFLSTPYVVQIKTNAFLKYNSRVIFCPDFAIVDLTMWQTILPNALAAFGLATLN from the exons ATGTCGACAACCGAGGTAGACATGTCCCCTGGCAATTGTACCATCGACTACAGTATCCCTTATCATTGGGTAATGGAGTACTCACCATTTATATCTGTTTGGTTCTACATCTATATTGTATTCTTTGTGATCGAACAAAATGGGTCACTGAAGCTTTCCCATCAACACGCCGCAATATTGAATCATCACTTTTGGAATGGGGTTCATCAAGTCTATGTTTGTATATTTTACCGCCCAGTTGCCCATCTCCCAATGTTTGGGTTTCAAATTGGTGGAGTCGTGAGGAGTTGGGGGCTCAATGCCATCGAATTGTGGATTGTTTGGGTTTGGGTGGTTTTTG TACTGCTCCTCTCTATGGTGCACCTCTTCTACGCTCGACTCTATACCATATCCCATATGATGGTAATCAACAGGTATCGCCCTCTGATCCAtggtagtactgtagtttttgtactttcaaTATTTGTGTCATTGGGTTGTGGGTCGAGTATATTGCTGGTATTCTTGTCGACCCCATATGTGGTGCAAATTAAGACGAACGCgtttttg aaatacaaTAGCCGCGTCATATTTTGTCCAGATTTTGCAATTGTGGACCTGACAATGTGGCAAACTATTTTGCCGAATGCCCTAGCCGCATTTGGACTTGCCACGCTCAATTGa
- the F14F8.9 gene encoding Smr domain-containing protein (Predicted), giving the protein MFCREFYELKRDFYIDGVLYGITNDWVDLTAMLNAEDLRATRKRLIEDRCDRYLIETFHNMRNRFKSEKNWRLTKSCENYINFQVRKRNEHIDRMDFLEPQMLIFDLHWFTLGGALDFVREIEKALKNCKNKLIEHDEVVTLIIGKGNHSRHQVPVIYNKLIEIYSDRISVDVKNTGRVFLHFKKKITYSDGLQGVL; this is encoded by the exons atgttcTGCAGAGAATTTTATGAGCTGAAACGTGACTTTTATATTGATGGAGTCCTCTATGGGATTACAAATGATTGGGTGGATCTCACTGCGATGCTGAATGCGGAAGATTTGAGAGCAACCCGCAAAAGGCTCATCGAAGATCGATGCGACAGATATCTGATCGAGACATTCCAT aacatgaGAAACCGTTTCAAAAGCGAGAAGAACTGGAGACTTACAAAATCCTGCGAGAATTATATCAATTTCCAAGTGCGCAAGAGGAACGAGCACATTGACAGGATGGATTTTCTGGAGCCACAAATGCTTATCTTCGACCTTCACTGGTTCACACTCGGCGGAGCTTTGGATTTTGTgagagaaattgagaaagCTTTGAAGAATTGTAAGAATAAGCTCATCGAGCACGATGAAG ttgtcaCCCTAATAATTGGTAAAGGAAATCATTCCCGTCATCAAGTGCCCGTGATCTACAACAAACTTATAGAAATCTACTCGGATAGGATCAGTGTGGATGTTAAGAATACGGGGAGAGTTTTCCTTCATTTTAAGAAGAAAATCACTTACTCGGACGGGCTACAAGGTGTTCTATAA
- the W06G6.12 gene encoding DUF5709 domain-containing protein (Predicted): MEVDPDQEAESLGGMSEAVDYSDAESTHSVSDDTDEEMDIADGAVGIEDHLAADELKIGLGEIKVAAVEPRFSQEFIQQVQREAEDYPH, from the coding sequence ATGGAAGTTGATCCCGATCAAGAAGCGGAATCACTGGGAGGAATGAGCGAAGCAGTGGACTATTCCGATGCTGAATCGACTCACTCAGTTTCTGATGACACCGACGAGGAGATGGATATTGCTGATGGAGCTGTCGGCATAGAGGATCACTTGGCTGCCGATGAGCTCAAGATCGGGCTCGGAGAGATCAAGGTCGCTGCCGTCGAGCCCCGATTCTCGCAGGAGTTCATCCAACAGGTTCAGAGAGAGGCAGAGGATTACCCTCATTAG
- the W06G6.10 gene encoding uncharacterized protein (Confirmed by transcript evidence) yields the protein MEFGRNPLSMTSTKPTLLNVLDDVGEAALHAIPKVDDITSHKIYVIAVQPVSFSDIESQAVKQDASSPNNCCCSCMHGVLRFFAELCCNCCAGCVQGICQG from the exons ATGGAGTTTGGCCGCAATCCACTGAGCATGACTTCAACTAAACCAACGTTGTTAAATGTCCTGGATGATGTTGGAGAAGCAGC GTTACATGCTATTCCAAAGGTCGACGATATAACCTCACATAAAATTTATGTGATTGCAGTTCAACCAGTATCTTTTTCAGATATAGA AAGCCAGGCGGTTAAACAAGACGCCAGTTCTCCAAACAACTGCTGCTGCTCCTGCATGCACGGCGTTCTTCGCTTCTTTGCTGAATTGTGTTGCAACTGTTGTGCTGGGTGTGTGCAAGGAATATGTCAAGGCTAA
- the W06G6.21 gene encoding Rep_fac-A_C domain-containing protein (Predicted) gives MLLFFKTSEKLQTLEIDVDEFYPPTDKYLVFAHWECCAYWVSKRMSSQEHHTCPNCNCRVKAHVAFSLVTDAFEFKNYLIVVNAVEKFQAAQVRALSDYLDQKNQIESQMLPSSLSNTPEYPGNNGQFFKSWLFWDIPYPMPEVYGVNKCFRLVGNGNFVPKPNEWVLFN, from the exons Atgctattatttttcaaaacttctgaaaaattgcaaacg ttggaaATCGACGTGGACGAGTTCTACCCGCCAACAGACAAGTACCTAGTTTTTGCTCATTGGGAATGTTGTGCCTATTG GGTGAGCAAAAGAATGAGTTCACAGGAGCACCACACTTGTCCCAATTGCAATTGCAGAGTTAAAGCCCATGTGGCTTTTTCTTTGGTCACCGATGCGTTTGAATTCAAGAACTATTTGATTGTT GTCAACGccgtggaaaaatttcaggcagcTCAGGTCCGAGCCTTGTCAGATTATTTGGATCAGAAAAATCAGATAGAG AGTCAAATGCTTCCTAGCTCCCTTTCAAACACACCGGAATACCCAGGCAATAAcggacaatttttcaaatcctgg cttttctgGGACATTCCCTACCCAATGCCAGAGGTTTATGGTGTGAACAAGTGTTTCCGATTGGttggaaatggaaatttcgTCCCAAAACCCAATGAGTGGGTGTTGTttaattga
- the F14F8.14 gene encoding uncharacterized protein (Predicted), with protein sequence MSCRRPFGLLNPGSDQDSERITTIIAREETLQLEEAHDIAMEQEADEEVADEGEDTDVEDDEEQEED encoded by the exons ATGAGCTGCCGTCGTCCATTCGGTCTTCTCAATCCGGGCTCCGATCAGGATAGCGAAAGAATCACTACCATTATTGCTAGGGAGGAG ACACTTCAACTTGAAGAAGCTCACGATATTGCTATGGAGCAGGAGGCTGATGAAGAAGTTGCCGACGAGGGTGAAGATACAGATGTTGAGGACGATGAAGAACAAGAAGAGGACTAA
- the W06G6.20 gene encoding Cysteine-rich transmembrane CYSTM domain-containing protein (Confirmed by transcript evidence): MSSDPNSTGYPANLITTQPPFVPSDKTPGETEKEDKNAEESSCCTAEKCCLACLGCEICTSWVSIFVDCCKICANSD; this comes from the exons ATGTCTAGCGATCCAAACAGTACTGGCTATCCGGCAAACTTGATCACGACTCAACCACCGTTCGTACCCTCTGATAAAACTCCAGGGGAAAC GGAAAAAGAGGATAAAAACGCGGAGGAAAGTTCGTGCTGTACAGCGGAAAAATGTTGCTTGGCGTGCTTGGGATGTGAAATATGCACCAGCTGGGTTTCAATTTTCGTGGATTGTTGCAAGATATGCGCAAACTCTGATTGA
- the srw-76 gene encoding G-protein coupled receptors family 1 profile domain-containing protein (Predicted): protein MNEELLNLFEQIARLVLDIQFLVSIVGFILTLPHLFILTRKSMRTSSTNSIMTGIAIIDLVVLLQVILERGLWFLTHDSPCINLHSFIFEMFFWIGDFLRDTGERASFWMGVFLVLVRLLITKIPESTERLSSYAFGYLIFILMLTVHSLISYSYYREYHLEDSTWLPGEECTEYPEGYIEKGYIRNVQDQDNYSAIIEDYKFNDGMSKILISILYPVLAIFLIFDIRKSARIASAAHSEKNAKERYHSGRMILLMTIFYTITSAPGGISDFIQIYCQVPTHSIMTIIIAYGSIFLSALFCLNSASHCLINFSMSTNYRKAAKMVFFANRKQMNTSVLPINF, encoded by the exons ATGAATGAggaacttttgaatttattcGAGCAAATCGCAAGATTAGTTTTAGACATTCAATTTCTGGTTTCCATTGTTGGATTCATTCTAACACTCCCCCATTTATTCATTCTAACGAGAAAGTCTATGAGAACTTCTAGCACTAATTCAATAATGACCGGTATCGCAATTATTGATTTAGTTGTGCTTTTACAAGTTATTCTGGAGAGAGGCCTTTGGTTTTTGACTCATGATAGTCCGTGTATAAACCTTCACTCtttcattttcgaaatgtttttctgGATCGGAGATTTCCTGAGAGACACCGGAGAACGCGCTTCCTTCTGGATGGGTGTATTTTTGGTTCTAGTCAGATTACTTATCACAAAGATTCCTGAGAGTACTGAACGTTTATCAAGTTATGCTTTtggttatttaatttttattcttatGCTTACAGTACATTCTTTGATTTCGTATAGTTATTATCGGGAATATCATCTTGAAGATAGCACATGGCTACCGGGAGAAGA ATGCACTGAATATCCCGAAGGATACATTGAGAAAGGATATATTCGAAATGTGCAAGATCAAGACAACTATAGCGCGATAATTGAAGATTACAAATTTAATGACGGAATGTCCAAG ATTCTTATCAGTATTCTGTACCCCGTTTTAgccatatttttgatttttgatattagGAAATCTGCGAGAATTGCATCGGCGGCTCATAGCGAAAAGAATGCAAAGGAAAG ataccACTCTGGGCGTATGATTTTGCTGATGACAATATTCTACACAATTACTAGTGCTCCTGGAGGAATAtctgattttattcaaatttactgTCAAGTTCCAACACATTCGATTATGACTATTATAATTGCATATGGCTCCATATTTCTATCTGCCTTATTCTGCTtaaactctgcgtctcactGTCTCATCAACTTCTCAATGTCCACAAATTACCGAAAGGCGGCGAAAATggtattttttgcaaatcggAAACAAATGAACACTAGTGTTTtaccaataaatttttga
- the W06G6.17 gene encoding Cysteine-rich transmembrane CYSTM domain-containing protein (Confirmed by transcript evidence), which produces MSTTDPSGNSYGYPANLVTVQPPYQPDPNTITEIEENVSSKEEKKEEKRGLCCGIWNFCTTSLEPATAEKKKVKPKGKPGDRGEDPDQLLARFCTPFCKCFCCIGYFLIHIPLGWK; this is translated from the exons ATGTCTACCACCGACCCAAGTGGAAATTCCTATGGCTACCCGGCGAATTTAGTTACAGTCCAACCTCCGTACCAACCTGATCCTAACACAATTACTGAGATTGA ggaaaatgtttcttcgaaggaggagaaaaaagaagaaaaaagaggtTTGTGTTGCGGAATATGGAACTTTTGTACAACTTCCTTAGAACCCGCTACTGCAGA aaaaaagaaggtGAAGCCCAAGGGGAAACCCGGCGACAGAGGGGAAGATCCTGATCAATTATTGGCAAGATTTTGTACTCCCTTCTGcaaatgtttttgttgtaTTGGTTATTTCCTTATACATATCCCCCTCGGGTGGAAATGA